From Bradyrhizobium sp. 4:
AACCTCACCGGGGGAAGCGCCCGCGTTTCATGGCACAGCCACCGCTGCTGCCAACAGGCGAGTTCGACGCGGCGTTGCCACCCTCGCCGGTTCAGATCGCCATCCGTCAGGCTTGTGGGCTAACGACGCCATGATCAGACAGCATCGAGGACCACCGACCTTGGTTACGTCTGGATCCCGAACCTATGTCAGCGACAGCCCGCATTTGCGCAACAGCATCCTGGCGAAGCCGAACGGCGCCGGCGTGAACGGGCCGGGCGGCGCACGGGTGACCAGCGCGACGACGCCGAGCGCGGCCATCGCCACCCAGAAGCACAGCCAGAAGCCGTCGATATAGGCGAGCACATTGGCCTCGCGCTGAACCAAGCCCGCGAGCGTACCGACCGCGCGTGCCTGGGCCGAGCCCGCACCATGGGCCGCAAAATGGTCGGCGAGCTGTTTCAGCATGCGGACCACGTCGACGTCACCGACGCCGAGATTCTGGCCGAGATAGAAGGAATGGATCTGCTCGCGGACGCGCAGCCACGTCCCCATCAACGCCACGCCGATCTCGGTGCCACCGAGCCGCATGATCTGGATATAGGCGGCAAACGAGGTGGCACGGCTCGGATCGGAATTGGACAGCAGTGTGATGATCAGCGGCAGCAAGGTCAGCGACTGCCCGATGGCCTGGAGCAGCACGATGCCGGCGAAATCCTCGCGCGCCCATTCATGGCTGAGCTGCGTGCCCCAGAGATTGGCGGCGGCGAAGCAGGCAAATCCCACGACCACCACCGTCCGCGTATCGAAATGCCGCAGCAGCCAGATCGAAAGCGGCACCAGCACGAACATCGGCAACGCGCCGTAGGTAAGCAGCAGCAAGCCACTCTGCTCCGGCCTGAGCAGGGCGATGGTGGCGAGGAAATTCGGCACCAGCGACGCGTTGGAGAGGCTGGTCAGCGTGTAGAGCAGAATCAGGACCAGCCCCAGGCCGATATTGCGCGAGAACAGCACGTTGATATGCGCCCATGGCTGTCGCACCAGGGCCTCGTTGACGAGGAAGCCCGCGACCAGCACCGCGCCGGCAATGATCAACGCCATCACCGTTCCCGACCGCAACCAGTCCAGCCGGTTGCCCTGGTCGAGCCCGGCGTAGATCATCGAGACGCCGGCGCCGAGCAGCAGCATGCCGCCCCAATCGGCCTCGCGCAGCAAAGCGCGATTCACCGGCTCGTTCGGCGTGCCCCAATAAACCATCAGGCCCATCAGGGGCGCGATCACGACGCTCTGCCAGTACAGCCATTGCCAGCCGAGATGGTCGACATAGAAGCCGACCAGCGAGCTCGAGGTGTCCAGCGCGAAGCCGACGCGGATCGAATAGATCGAGATCGCCGGGAGCCACCAGCGGATCGGCAAATTGCGGAACACGATCATCAGCGTCGCAGGCACGAAGGTGCC
This genomic window contains:
- a CDS encoding MFS transporter, which gives rise to MAENDDSSRGPLSRGGVAPQPLFAVAAVLLGSFLANFDSRLTTIGLPDLRGAFSLSFDEGAWLSTAGIGSQIFIAPAVAWLATVFGLRRVLGIPSLVYAAVSLIIPFVHDYPTLLALSVVHGLLLGTFVPATLMIVFRNLPIRWWLPAISIYSIRVGFALDTSSSLVGFYVDHLGWQWLYWQSVVIAPLMGLMVYWGTPNEPVNRALLREADWGGMLLLGAGVSMIYAGLDQGNRLDWLRSGTVMALIIAGAVLVAGFLVNEALVRQPWAHINVLFSRNIGLGLVLILLYTLTSLSNASLVPNFLATIALLRPEQSGLLLLTYGALPMFVLVPLSIWLLRHFDTRTVVVVGFACFAAANLWGTQLSHEWAREDFAGIVLLQAIGQSLTLLPLIITLLSNSDPSRATSFAAYIQIMRLGGTEIGVALMGTWLRVREQIHSFYLGQNLGVGDVDVVRMLKQLADHFAAHGAGSAQARAVGTLAGLVQREANVLAYIDGFWLCFWVAMAALGVVALVTRAPPGPFTPAPFGFARMLLRKCGLSLT